From a region of the Osmia lignaria lignaria isolate PbOS001 chromosome 1, iyOsmLign1, whole genome shotgun sequence genome:
- the LOC117606099 gene encoding polyamine-modulated factor 1: protein MEEDPENKHPNNVLLFRLAIANIFKHIAESVSNDEFSEILTILKPKPKISRKLYKALVKELNDNMTSDLDDIFNDGSVQEGLSKVAKLADANSSVTEDAWRPPGNVSLHLRSLDAHKIKKHSEQLEKRVIELEDENANLMEKISAKRSKIIAINENITQSLNKSPITINMLETRLESLRKSLTLLNRE, encoded by the exons ATGGAAGAAGATCCAGAGAACAAGCATCCGAATAATGTTCTTCTGTTTCGGCTGGctattgcaaatatttttaaacacatTGCGGAATCTGTGAG taacgATGAATTTTCGGAGATTCTTACGATCCTAAAACCGAAACCGAAAATTTCACGAAAGTTATACAAAGCACTCGTGAAGGAACTTAATGATAATATGACTTCTGATTTGGATGATATATTCAACGATGGTAGTGTACAGGAAGGATTAAGTAAAGTTGCGAAACTAGCGGACGCAAATTCTTCGGTTACCGAAGATGCTTG GAGACCGCCAGGAAATGTATCTTTACATTTAAGATCTTTGGACgcacataaaattaaaaaacacagCGAACAGCTCGAGAAACGAGTAATTGAATTGGAAGACGAAAACGCAAATTTAATGGAAAAAATTTCAGCGAAACGATCGAAAATAATTGCTATAAATGAGAATATAACACAGTCTTTAAACAAATCACCGATTACAATAAATATGCTGGAAACAAGGCTGGAAAGTTTAAGAAAGAGTTTAACGTTATTAAATCGAGAATAG
- the LOC117606093 gene encoding uncharacterized protein LOC117606093 → MDYENENTNESYQYYELDEQMKDVKSKLLECQSKCEDTIIEMCNVSQLKDKGTFVLKDVVRKYNDLDKELYQIHCNYIKCAEKIDSHEEYIIRKIKTLTLQRDNLKEELSEIKRKADENDKILTEIRKMITIQEKKNTALIRKLRKQVENMHISPNLEGKVNTILNDPRVTNTKISKQ, encoded by the exons ATGgattatgaaaatgaaaatactaaTGAATCATATCAGTATTATGAATTAGATGAACAAATGAAAGacgtaaaatcaaaattattagaATGCCAATCAAAATGCGAGGATACAATAATAGAAATGTGTAATGTTAGTCAATTAAAAGATAAAGGAACATTTGTACTAAAAGACGTTGTCAGAAAATACAACGATCTCGATAAAGAATTATACCAGATTCATTGCAATTATATAAAATGCGCAGAAAAGATAGATTCTCATGAAGAATACATTATTCGAAAGATTAAAACTTTAACATTACAAAGAGATAACTTAAAAGAAGAATTGtcagaaattaaaagaaaagcagATGAAAATGACAAGATATTAAcggaaataagaaaaatgatcaCAATTCAAGAA aaaaagaATACGGCACTAATACGAAAGTTAAGGAAACAGGTGGAAAATATGCACATTTCACCAAATTTGGAAGGAAAAGTAAATACAATCCTCAATGATCCTAGAGTTACTAATACGAAAATTTCTAAGCAATAA